The Perca fluviatilis chromosome 2, GENO_Pfluv_1.0, whole genome shotgun sequence genome includes a region encoding these proteins:
- the LOC120546593 gene encoding olfactory receptor 52E8-like, whose translation MFYTNVTRITNFFILGFPGLSQEYYGPVSALLLVLFLAIAVGNIFILVFVRCERSLHKPTYLIFCHLALTDLMFGTVTLPKIISKYWFDDSIISFYGCFVQMYFVHFLGASHSFILMVMALDRFIAICAPLRYTALFTNNTVSVLCGISWILPMSWMVGIVVDTLRLPYCNSNIIIQCYCDHLAIAVLGCEEIRENLALALGGAMFFLMLPLAFIILSYFVIIVAVMRMTSSNSSRMLALSTCLPQIIITFLYYTPRCFVYLANFVGFTFSVPVRIVVVMLYSILPAAINPLIYCFKTKDIKEHLKKKLVTRKFNSSTTTG comes from the coding sequence ATGTTCTACACTAATGTAACAAGGATTACAAATTTCTTCATCCTGGGATTTCCTGGACTTTCACAGGAGTATTATGGACCTGTGTCAGCCCTGCTTTTGGTTCTCTTCTTGGCTATAGCTGtaggaaatatttttattttagtgtttGTTAGATGTGAGAGGTCTCTTCACAAACCCACATATCTGATATTTTGCCACTTGGCACTAACTGACTTAATGTTTGGGACTGTTACTCTGCCAAAGATTATATCAAAATATTGGTTTGATGACAGCATCATTTCATTTTATGGATGCTTTGTACAGATGTACTTTGTTCATTTTTTGGGGGCGTCTCATTCTTTCATCCTGATGGTGATGGCCCTTGATCGCTTTATTGCAATTTGTGCTCCACTGCGTTACACAGCTCTTTTCACAAACAACACTGTTTCTGTGCTTTGTGGAATATCATGGATTTTGCCAATGTCATGGATGGTGGGTATAGTTGTAGATACTCTGAGATTGCCTTACTGTAATTCAAACATAATTATACAGTGCTATTGTGACCATTTAGCAATAGCAGTGCTTGGATGTGAGGAAATACGAGAAAATCTGGCATTGGCATTAGGTGGGGCCAtgttctttttgatgttgcctctGGCTTTTATCATCTTATCTTATTTTGTCATCATTGTTGCAGTTATGAGAATGACCAGTTCTAATAGCAGTCGCATGTTGGCTCTGTCTACCTGCTTGCCACAGATTATCATCACATTTCTCTATTACACGCCAAGATGCTTTGTGTACCTGGCAAATTTTGTGGGATTTACATTCAGTGTCCCAGTTCGCATAGTTGTTGTAATGCTGTACAGTATTTTACCTGCTGCTATTAACCCATTAATATACTGTTTCAAAACCAAG